A single region of the Anomaloglossus baeobatrachus isolate aAnoBae1 chromosome 2, aAnoBae1.hap1, whole genome shotgun sequence genome encodes:
- the LOC142291113 gene encoding claudin-4 — protein sequence MASMGLQVLGIALAIIGWLGTVVCCALPMWRVTAFIGNNIVVAQIVWEGLWMNCVVQSTGQMQCKVYDSMLALPQDLQAARALIVIAIIVALLAVMLSIIGGKCTNCVEDESSKAKIMIVSGIVFILAGILTLIPVSWSANNIIRDFYNPLVVEAQKRELGASLYIGWAAAALLLLGGAMLCCNCPPRDQKPYSAKYSAARSGPASNYV from the coding sequence ATGGCTTCCATGGGTCTACAAGTCCTGGGCATCGCCCTTGCCATCATCGGCTGGTTGGGCACTGTGGTCTGCTGTGCCCTCCCAATGTGGAGAGTTACTGCCTTCATCGGAAACAACATTGTGGTGGCCCAAATCGTTTGGGAAGGACTATGGATGAATTGTGTTGTGCAAAGCACTGGACAGATGCAATGCAAGGTCTATGACTCCATGCTTGCCTTGCCCCAGGACCTCCAGGCAGCCAGAGCCCTTATTGTCATCGCCATAATTGTGGCTCTCCTGGCAGTTATGTTGTCCATTATTGGAGGCAAATGCACCAACTGCGTGGAAGATGAGTCCTCAAAAGCCAAGATCATGATCGTCAGTGGAATTGTCTTCATCTTGGCTGGAATCCTTACTTTGATCCCTGTCTCCTGGTCTGCAAACAACATCATCAGGGACTTCTACAACCCACTGGTGGTGGAAGCACAGAAGAGAGAGCTGGGAGCCTCATTGTACATTGGATGGGCTGCAGCTGCCTTGCTTCTTCTGGGTGGTGCCATGCTGTGCTGCAACTGCCCACCAAGGGATCAGAAACCCTACTCTGCCAAATACTCTGCTGCACGATCTGGACCAGCCAGCAACTACGTGTAA